The Prosthecobacter vanneervenii region CTCCCACCATGCAAAGCGTTGGGTTTTCATCGACATGTCTTCTTGCCTCGATGCACCCAATTTGCCAATCGACAGGTTTTCAAACACGACCTAGGCTCTGATGTGGACAGCCGTGCAGACATCTATGCCGTGGGCGTCATGCTCTATCAGATGCTCACAGGCGACATCCCGCGTGGCATGTTCCGAATGCCGTCGCAAAAATTCGCCAGCATCGACCCTCGCTTCGACGACATCGTGCGCCGCGCCATGGAGCACTATCCCGAGGAGCGCTACCAGAGCAGTCAGGAGTTCCGCCTCGCGCTGGATGTCATTCTCACCACTCCCAGAGCGGAGGCGGGCCAGCAATCCAGCGCCGTGCTGCCCAAGCAGCCGCCTCAGAGACCTGGCCGCACAGTGGTTCCCTCCTCGCGCAGCCCGGGCTCCACCTCACAGCATCAGGCCTCATCCACTCCACAGCCCCGCCTCCATGAGCCACTACCATCCGCCCCTCCCCAGGCTGGCTCCACGATGCCTTACATCATCGGTGCCCTGCTCATGCTCGGCTTTGGCGGCTGGCTGATCATCAACCAGCAGAAAACTCCACCGCCTCATCAACCTCAGGCAGCGCCTGTGGTCACCACGCCGCCTGTTACCCCTGATCAAAAAGCAACGGCAAAGCCCCAACCCGCCGCTTCAGGCAAAGATAAACCGCAGCAAGCCCCTTCTCCTCCACCCGCAAAGCCCACGCCTCCCTCTACCACCAAGGTCGCCAGCGTTCCCGCCGCCCCCATGACGCCCCCAAGCGCACCAGCTCAGCCTTCGGCGTCTCCCACCTCCCCACCGGCACCTCCAGCCGCTCCTCCCGAGTCCATGCCCGAGCGTCTCTCCAAACTGGAATCCCAGTTTCAAAGCGCCTTCGAGCGGGATGTCAACGCCCCCTACAACGAGCAGATCGCCACGCTGTCCACCAACTACCTCGCCGCTCTTGACCGTGCCATCGAGGAAGCCTCCAACGCTGCCAGACTCGACGAAGCTTTGGCTCTTCGTGAGGAAAAGCAGCGCTTCACCACGCACAATTTTATGCCGTCGATTGACCCTGCGAACCTGCACAGGACTCTGATCAGCCTGCGCAACTCGTATCGCGGCGCAGAAAAGAAATTCGTACAGCAAAGAGACTCCGCCGCCCTCCCCCTTTATGATCGTTACATCGGGGTGCTGACGGCTCTGGAAAGAGAATGTTTAACGCAGGGCCGCAGCACCGATGCCGCCGCAGTGCGTACCAAGCGCGAAGATGTGGCCTCCCGCCGCAAACAGCGTGCAGCCAAAAGCTCTGGATGACTCTGGTCACCGCCGTAGCCGTTTAAAAAGACCAGCCGCTCATCTCGGCGGTGGCGTATCCTTGTTTCCATCATGCCTTGGTTTCACCTCCTCATCGCCGGACTGCTCGAAGTCGCCTGGGCTGTCGGCCTCAAGCAGACCGAGGGCTGGACCCGCCTCTGGCCCAGCGTCATCACCGTCGTGTTGATGATCGCCAGCTTCTTCTTTCTCTCCCTGGCCCTGCGCACGCTCCCCATCGGCACCGCCTATGCAGTCTGGACAGGCATCGGCGCAGTCGGCACCGCCTTGATCGGCCTCTTCATCTTCCACGAGCCCCGCACCACCGCCCGACTCGTATGCATCCTGCTCATCGTCTCCGGCGTCGTCGGCCTCAAACTCGCCTCCGCCCCGCCCGCCTGATCCAGCATGCTGGATTCGTCATTCGCATTTACTCATTCGTCATTTCCCGCTCCGCCTCTTCCATCTCTCCTTTGACAACCACACCCCCCACCTCTTCATTCCCTGCCATGATCCCCAGCTCCTCCTCCGATTTTCCTTCCGTCATCGCCCCTCAGTCCAGCTACATGGTCCCCACCGTCATCGAATCCGAAGGCCGTGGCGAGCGCGCCTATGACATCTACTCCCGCCTCCTCAAGGACCGCATCATCTTCCTTGGCGGCGAAGTGAACGACACGATGGCCTCCATCATCATCGCTCAGCTCCTCTTCCTCCAGATGCAGGATCCGAAAAAGGACATCAACATCTACGTCAACAGCCCCGGCGGCAGCGTCACCGCCGGCCTCGCCATCTATGACACCATGCAGTTCCTCACCTGCGATGTCTGCACCTACTCCATCGGACTCGTCGCCTCCATGGGCGCCGTCCTTCTCGCCGCAGGCACCAAGGGCAAGCGCTACGCCCTGCCCAATTCCGACATCATGATCCACCAGGTCTCCGGCGGCGCTCGCGGCACCGCCAGCGATGTCGAGCGCACCGTCGAGTACATGTTCGGCCTCAAAAAACGCCTCAACCGCATCCTCGCC contains the following coding sequences:
- the sugE gene encoding quaternary ammonium compound efflux SMR transporter SugE, whose translation is MPWFHLLIAGLLEVAWAVGLKQTEGWTRLWPSVITVVLMIASFFFLSLALRTLPIGTAYAVWTGIGAVGTALIGLFIFHEPRTTARLVCILLIVSGVVGLKLASAPPA
- a CDS encoding ATP-dependent Clp protease proteolytic subunit, with amino-acid sequence MIPSSSSDFPSVIAPQSSYMVPTVIESEGRGERAYDIYSRLLKDRIIFLGGEVNDTMASIIIAQLLFLQMQDPKKDINIYVNSPGGSVTAGLAIYDTMQFLTCDVCTYSIGLVASMGAVLLAAGTKGKRYALPNSDIMIHQVSGGARGTASDVERTVEYMFGLKKRLNRILAHHTGKSVEQIERDADRDNYMSAAQAAEYGLVDKVLVGKKDLPAEAK